From Phaeodactylum tricornutum CCAP 1055/1 chromosome 23, whole genome shotgun sequence, one genomic window encodes:
- a CDS encoding predicted protein, producing MKGIQLNTTILLFAATMQTVYPFSVSSPQATGTGSKERVLVVGGGIGGLSTSFDLRHHLPKDVHISMLSDRDNFQFTPSNPWVAFGERTAEDISIPMEEACKAGRVEYVPGKLVKVDAEALKAHVDYRYGTTAVLDYDYLVGATGPKLDWNGIIELYHGPQEDVAAVSVCSTPHCVRILSNSNPSLKSTGYNTGQGERRPKY from the coding sequence ATGAAAGGCATCCAGTTAAACACCACAATATTACTCTTTGCCGCGACGATGCAAACAGTTTACCCATTCTCTGTTTCCTCGCCCCAAGCTACCGGGACGGGCAGCAAAGAACGCGTCCTAGTAGTTGGCGGCGGTATTGGGGGACTTTCGACGTCCTTTGATTTACGCCACCACTTGCCGAAAGATGTACACATTTCCATGTTGAGCGACAGGGACAACTTTCAATTCACTCCTTCGAACCCTTGGGTGGCGTTTGGAGAGCGGACTGCCGAAGATATTAGTATTCCTATGGAGGAAGCCTGCAAAGCGGGTCGGGTCGAGTACGTTCCTGGTAAGCTCGTTAAGGTCGACGCCGAGGCTCTCAAGGCACACGTCGATTATCGCTACGGTACTACTGCCGTTTTGGATTATGACTATTTGGTTGGTGCCACTGGGCCGAAACTCGACTGGAACGGCATTATCGAATTGTATCACGGACCGCAAGAAGACGTAGCGGCTGTGTCTGTCTGCTCAACCCCTCACTGTGTTCGAATCTTGTCCAATTCAAACCCATCGCTAAAATCTACGGGATACAACACAGGTCAAGGCGAACGAAGACCCAAGTACTAG
- a CDS encoding predicted protein, whose product MNTDRETSSFQPVPFSVEASSQQSRTAGEDDPNSPRGSTSRSGGSWTILSSRASADIPLSVPQQFLPQFHSPASSALPIPDCDFDDWTEHSQPAVDVALSSWQEEAHWMSFRNAVNVFVQKRGRRRSPNSISYSQYLDSQPTTRDVSQHQHDTDSDVSSLGQQLLQYGLNRTEISTNESPSNQPETRIQQALAQAEADELEFAELIKQNAQH is encoded by the coding sequence ATGAATACGGATCGTGAGACCTCATCGTTCCAGCCCGTCCCATTTTCAGTGGAAGCATCGTCACAGCAAAGTCGGACGGCCGGTGAAGACGATCCGAATTCACCACGCGGTAGCACCAGTCGAAGTGGAGGTTCCTGGACAATTCTCAGCAGTCGGGCTTCCGCAGACATTCCCTTGTCGGTACCACAACAATTCTTGCCACAGTTCCATTCACCAGCTTCGTCGGCGTTGCCGATTCCAGATTGCGATTTCGACGACTGGACGGAACATTCCCAACCAGCAGTTGATGTCGCTCTCAGCAGCTGGCAGGAGGAAGCGCACTGGATGTCATTTCGGAACGCGGTTAATGTATTCGTACAAAAACGCGGGAGGCGACGATCACCAAACTCAATATCTTACAGTCAGTATCTCGACAGCCAACCGACGACACGAGATGTATCCCAACATCAGCACGATACTGATTCGGATGTTTCCTCTCTGGGGCAACAACTTCTACAGTACGGTTTGAATCGAACGGAAATTTCGACAAATGAATCCCCGTCAAATCAACCTGAGACCCGCATACAACAAGCGTTGGCACAAGCTGAAGCTGACGAACTGGAATTCGCGGAATTGATAAAACAGAATGCACAGCACTGA
- a CDS encoding predicted protein, producing MVHPEAPISCFTFNASPPVRSLRSDATGETTIRSPVPREDLCADMPQLEPMDRACRRPRTTSLAGSNVDVVASTMRLVCPRSPSRRIVPSTQVCSKTASNTSTEGAKEKARRSSCVAEAAIARTTLGSTIAPASPSSRHGKRAAEIAIQSPLSKRLRLRKKSPPNAIEADLEILEAPLAACCICMCEPDHHEASKIDGCDHKFCFSCIGTWSDRENSCPLCKARFTKIERIHPRKKIKGDRTFTNSKRVKQRDQRSDVVSGAALEAILQQISSNESRLGRFIFSRMGTGAFHPTVSVDGSMFDSDEDEDTAPDFMTLFMRSSTAAQQRRNALNRRPQNLFPYPTAFFGMSSTMGGRGNTTTSSYALNASDSSAGRAATNPLEIDDSDDDDVEVVQVTRSL from the coding sequence ATGGTTCATCCGGAAGCACCCATTTCTTGTTTCACCTTTAATGCAAGTCCCCCGGTGCGAAGCTTGCGTTCGGATGCAACCGGGGAAACAACCATCCGATCCCCCGTGCCCAGGGAAGATCTCTGTGCGGATATGCCTCAATTAGAACCCATGGATCGGGCCTGTCGCCGGCCGCGCACTACCTCGCTTGCCGGGTCCAACGTAGACGTAGTTGCTTCGACAATGCGTCTCGTGTGTCCTCGCTCCCCCTCGCGACGCATCGTTCCCTCGACACAAGTCTGTAGCAAGACAGCGTCCAACACTTCTACGGAAGgcgccaaggaaaaggcgcGTCGCTCTTCGTGTGTGGCCGAAGCAGCAATCGCTCGAACTACGCTCGGCTCTACTATTGCTCCTGCGAGCCCGTCCAGCCGCCATGGCAAGCGAGCTGCGGAGATCGCTATCCAGAGTCCGCTTTCCAAGAGGTTGCGGCTGCGCAAGAAATCTCCTCCGAACGCTATAGAGGCAGATCTCGAAATACTGGAAGCTCCTTTAGCAGCGTGTTGCATATGCATGTGTGAGCCTGACCACCATGAAGCGTCCAAGATTGATGGGTGCGACCATAAATTTTGCTTTTCATGTATCGGCACATGGTCTGATCGCGAAAACTCGTGTCCCTTGTGCAAGGCTCGTTTCACGAAGATTGAGCGTATTCATCCTCGGAAGAAAATCAAGGGAGACCGCACTTTTACGAACTCGAAGCGTGTGAAACAACGCGATCAGCGATCCGATGTCGTGTCGGGCGCCGCCCTGGAAGCAATTTTGCAGCAGATCTCTTCCAACGAGTCTCGACTTGGGCGCTTCATCTTTTCGCGTATGGGCACGGGTGCGTTTCATCCGACAGTTTCTGTGGACGGTAGCATGTTCGattcggacgaagacgaagacacGGCGCCTGACTTTATGACGCTGTTCATGCGTTCTTCGACCGCCGCACAACAGCGACGCAACGCACTAAACCGGCGCCCACAAAACCTTTTCCCTTATCCTACGGCGTTTTTCGGCATGTCCAGCACGATGGGAGGGCGCGGgaatacgacgacgagttCGTACGCGCTCAATGCTAGCGATAGTAGCGCGGGACGTGCTGCTACGAATCCACTCGAGAttgacgacagcgatgacgatgatgtggAAGTCGTTCAAGTCACCCGATCGCTATAA
- a CDS encoding predicted protein, whose protein sequence is MPVEIIPDIVDDGSESSQSYNVDFSRQYACEPSTSAFPSGKYDREGEGPCTECGMQTHDIQHDFLSQHQKVRLNVDQELRRGQCLLCFPIASEASLNRVDPSRQSKTCADDSTDTHWSRCSKRMKQTHHIVARRVSQSNMFKFNHSLDVNAEIEEIKIGGSYDIADILCAMKTAPHDHLIQELGCESLWILSWEDENASAIGCVGGIPMVLNAMIRFPMNSHLQQCACETIQNLALDEQNRREIVELGGISVIVKAMMRHMECAGIQQCVCTALASIATDPANRPLVADAGGYDAIAVAVRNFADNEPVARAAYDALAILGFPQCTSLGTWR, encoded by the coding sequence ATGCCGGTTGAGATTATACCGGATATCGTCGATGACGGGAGCGAGTCCTCACAAAGCTATAACGTCGACTTTTCTCGTCAATACGCCTGCGAGCCTTCCACGTCTGCCTTTCCGAGTGGGAAGTACGATCGGGAAGGTGAAGGCCCCTGCACTGAATGCGGGATGCAGACTCATGATATCCAACACGATTTCCTTAGCCAACATCAAAAAGTTCGTTTGAACGTTGACCAAGAATTACGCAGGGGGCAGTGCCTCCTTTGCTTCCCCATCGCCTCGGAAGCTAGTCTTAACCGGGTTGACCCAAGCCGACAATCAAAAACTTGCGCCGATGACAGTACGGACACACATTGGAGTAGATGCAGCAAACGCATGAAGCAGACACACCACATCGTTGCACGTCGTGTCTCCCAATCCAACATGTTCAAATTCAATCATTCTCTTGATGTGAATGCTGAAATTGAGGAAATAAAGATCGGAGGAAGCTACGACATCGCGGACATTCTTTGTGCAATGAAAACCGCCCCTCACGACCACCTCATTCAAGAGCTCGGCTGCGAAAGTCTATGGATACTCTCCTGGGAGGATGAAAATGCAAGTGCCATTGGTTGCGTCGGAGGGATTCCAATGGTGCTCAACGCCATGATTCGCTTTCCTATGAATTCGCACTTGCAACAGTGCGCCTGCGAAACTATTCAGAACTTAGCTTTGGACGAACAGAATCGTCGAGAAATTGTCGAGCTTGGCGGGATCTCTGTTATTGTTAAAGCTATGATGCGTCATATGGAGTGCGCCGGTATTCAGCAGTGTGTATGTACAGCTTTGGCCAGTATCGCCACCGATCCGGCCAATCGTCCACTAGTGGCTGACGCTGGAGGCTACGATGCCATTGCAGTGGCAGTCCGCAACTTTGCGGACAACGAACCCGTTGCACGAGCAGCCTATGACGCACTTGCCATACTCGGTTTTCCACAATGCACTTCATTAGGAACCTGGCGGTAA
- a CDS encoding predicted protein has product MALSLSVLWLGSCSARMNHRSLPKARNRVSKPPLARRIFNLPSPSRRCDGSHWQYHCNVEEQGWRANRRILPQQQQHQQCRTLAFAESPLLSSESTLWVLRGISAMASYVGIVAYVDRPRGRVGVGSREVDVRQSTVPGAGLGLFAATDLERGTVLGTYPGVVLPLSQNLPKLRDFPACEGYIWRFSDNKFVIDPTNAVGTLESDCVGGNPSMPGSLWLFTNLLEMSTPTTLCRINEPPIGLDVNVVTNEDLQGRTVTFALERDVAKGEELFIDYGLYYDRSLYGKVPEAGEHFRQ; this is encoded by the coding sequence ATGGCTTTGTCACTGAGTGTTCTTTGGTTAGGTTCTTGCAGTGCTCGAATGAATCACAGGAGTCTACCAAAGGCCAGGAACCGCGTATCGAAACCTCCGCTTGCTCGACGAATCTTCAATTTACCATCTCCATCACGTCGATGCGATGGATCTCACTGGCAGTATCACTGTAATGTTGAAGAGCAGGGTTGGAGGGCCAATCGGCGCATTcttccgcaacaacaacaacatcagcAATGTAGAACGCTGGCCTTTGCCGAGTCACCCTTGCTCTCCTCCGAGTCCACGCTCTGGGTCTTACGGGGGATATCGGCAATGGCTTCCTACGTCGGGATTGTGGCGTACGTCGATCGGCCGCGAGGACGAGTGGGGGTCGGCAGTCGAGAAGTAGACGTCCGGCAATCTACCGTTCCCGGCGCTGGTCTGGGCCTCTTCGCCGCCACCGACCTGGAACGAGGTACCGTACTGGGCACGTACCCCGGTGTCGTCCTACCTTTATCGCAAAATTTGCCGAAACTCCGGGACTTTCCAGCCTGCGAAGGATACATTTGGAGATTTTCCGACAACAAATTCGTGATCGATCCCACCAACGCCGTCGGCACTCTAGAATCTGACTGTGTGGGCGGCAATCCGAGCATGCCAGGATCGTTATGGCTCTTTACCAATCTACTGGAAATGTCCACCCCGACTACCCTCTGTCGGATCAATGAACCGCCAATAGGACTGGACGTCAACGTAGTGACCAACGAAGATCTCCAAGGGCGGACGGTTACCTTTGCCTTGGAACGTGACGTCGCCAAAGGCGAAGAGCTCTTTATCGACTACGGACTTTACTACGATCGCTCCTTGTACGGAAAGGTACCCGAAGCAGGTGAACATTTCAGGCAGTAG
- a CDS encoding predicted protein gives MSSSTPVTMSPEALSCVVPGTTPDPRIGDVIAQPRPDGKPFVSLEYFPPRTAEGVQNLHARMHRMRDTLQPAFTDMTWGAGGSTAELSLQLALYAHNTGHVANLHMTCTNLDSGKSSTSTSSSSEHNGNASDDVASADPRETLRRALQQAHDGGIRNLVALRGDPPAGQETWTATEGGFTCALDLVEFIRSLPDIGADFHLAVAGYPEGHPNAISEIADPTTLTAAEAARASVTDGKTYCCLDADYHKEMEYLKKKVDAGGDMIMTQMFFDAAVFLQFVEDCRAWGITVPIVPGLMCINAYAGFVKMAKFCKTRVPETLRARMEAIKDDAAAVKAFGVEFGVEMCRTLLASGHVSVLHFYTLNLEKVVYGVLDALG, from the exons ATGAGTTCTTCTACGCCAGTGACGATGAGTCCGGAGGCCTTGTCGTGCGTCGTGCCCGGTACGACTCCGGATCCTCGGATTGGGGACGTCATTGCACAACCCCGTCCCGATGGCAAGCCTTTTGTTTCCCTCGAGTACTTTCCACCCCGCACCGCCGAAGGCGTTCAG AATCTACACGCCCGTATGCATCGTATGCGCGATACACTCCAACCCGCCTTTACGGACATGACCTGGGGTGCCGGAGGTTCCACGGCCGAATTGTCTCTCCAACTCGCTCTCTACGCCCACAACACGGGACACGTGGCCAATCTACACATGACCTGTACCAACCTCGACAGCGGTAAGAGTAGTACTAGTACTAGCAGTAGTAGTGAACACAACGGCAACGCCAGTGACGACGTTGCTTCTGCGGATCCCCGCGAAACCCTCCGTCGCGCACTCCAACAAGCCCACGACGGGGGCATCCGGAACCTCGTGGCCTTGCGGGGAGATCCACCCGCCGGACAAGAAACGTGGACCGCCACCGAAGGTGGCTTTACCTGTGCACTCGATCTCGTCGAATTCATTCGATCCCTACCGGACATTGGTGCCGACTTTCATCTCGCCGTGGCGGGATATCCCGAAGGACACCCCAACGCCATTTCCGAAATTGCCGATCCGACGACCCTCACCGCTGCCGAAGCCGCACGGGCCAGTGTCACGGACGGAAAAACATACTGCTGTCTCGATGCCGATTATCACAAGGAAATGGAGTATCTCAAAAAGAAGGTGGATGCCGGTGGTG ACATGATCATGACACAAATGTTCTTTGACGCCGCCGTATTTTTGCAATTCGTCGAGGACTGCAGGGCCTGGGGCATTACCGTCCCCATTGTCCCCGGACTCATGTGCATCAACGCCTACGCCGGATTCGTCAAAATGGCCAAATTCTGCAAGACCCGCGTCCCGGAAACCCTCCGCGCACGCATGGAAGCCATCAAGGacgacgccgccgccgtcaagGCCTTTGGCGTCGAATTCGGCGTCGAAATGTGCCGAACACTCCTCGCCAGTGGACACGTATCCGTCCTGCACTTTTACACTCTCAATTTGGAAAAGGTCGTTTACGGCGTGCTCGACGCCCTGGGT
- a CDS encoding predicted protein — protein MKNFRLQRTILKSRYTNAREVAVILSLLVALPYCIFPLTVVSAQQTYTPAGIQSGPDVVGGSFASAAIFNPADNTVVVTGTTYGRFWQDRVDEADSSPGCFLVTARLPEVHHGDIAWVDSGKISTIAHKEGCSSIALRGSKLFLSGHADTGGVLEELRNSASIVPSTQYGMLLDMDYDGGSSRVDIVGGRVLQDSPVVFPVAVVALPGESEVYVASMATDSTVDHDYSNEQLDPQRFFPYGSKFHMTVSRLSLNGARFQEGTVLNTLDEQWTKPYSTKEAGDVYVAGMIKLSNEILVVVGSTTGYGGGVGGLVDTGPDMDGFVTKLHPVTGGVPVEPGNPKHQGTVRIQSVDGKDDFVAGVCHDEYRHDPGHIYIVGSTSGDLDRSGSAAAPRGYLMKLDFESLQPVWTKVLAANAATTTIANATSGGRPSVRGVSCVVTPDGEAVYAAGVVENSGVLPLSGTMTSFGGKDIYVVKYDTVDGKEGFVRQIGSSEDDEMAMRGGLLTDSQGNAVLVGHTAGSLYRTREESEKAGVSDIFLLTISRYDGKYQFPIEHPEYGQQVEEDVVSGPGSAPQTPEMSGTTMNAKAPSTTGSDSSGVLGLEKWTGLTILLVGIITSLLLVGLLLARRSNREVYTSRNQVLDYLHQFDVEDVDLKHSATGGWHCSYTNGLAHGINIRDGSSSSNDDIAAGPSQGVGLLPVRTGGFDPLTTPLNSSTLRDSLFVNDDSDGRLGRPDGHHSFGDDSSADRRHTAIHESRRSSTRKTRRKKLDAWGREIV, from the coding sequence ATGAAGAACTTCCGGTTGCAACGAACAATCCTCAAGTCAAGGTACACGAATGCTCGCGAGGTCGCCGTTATTCTCTCCCTGCTCGTAGCTTTGCCGTACTGCATATTCCCGTTGACGGTCGTATCCGCACAGCAAACGTATACACCAGCAGGGATCCAATCCGGTCCTGATGTAGTGGGGGGTTCGTTCGCGAGTGCCGCAATCTTCAACCCGGCCGACAACACTGTGGTGGTGACGGGCACCACGTACGGACGCTTTTGGCAGGATCGTGTCGACGAGGCTGATAGTTCTCCAGGATGTTTTCTTGTAACGGCGCGCTTGCCCGAAGTGCACCACGGAGATATTGCGTGGGTCGATTCGGGCAAAATATCCACGATCGCTCACAAGGAAGGCTGCAGTAGTATTGCACTCCGTGGATCGAAGCTCTTTTTGTCGGGGCACGCCGACACGGGTGGGGTTTTGGAAGAACTCCGCAACAGTGCCTCCATCGTTCCATCCACGCAGTACGGGATGCTGCTGGATATGGACTACGACGGTGGCAGTAGTCGGGTTGATATTGTGGGAGGTCGCGTTCTGCAGGACAGTCCCGTCGTCTTTCCAGTGGCCGTGGTGGCATTGCCGGGAGAGTCGGAAGTGTACGTGGCGAGTATGGCAACGGATAGCACTGTCGATCACGACTACAGCAATGAACAGCTCGACCCACAACGCTTCTTTCCCTACGGCTCAAAGTTTCATATGACGGTGTCCAGGCTCAGTCTTAACGGTGCTCGCTTTCAAGAAGGCACGGTGCTCAATACTCTCGATGAGCAGTGGACTAAACCATACTCGACTAAAGAAGCCGGAGACGTATACGTTGCTGGTATGATCAAACTTTCGAATGAgattctcgttgtcgtcggatCGACAACCGGCTACGGCGGAGGGGTGGGCGGCCTTGTTGATACGGGTCCCGATATGGACGGCTTTGTTACCAAATTGCATCCCGTAACGGGAGGTGTACCTGTTGAACCCGGTAATCCTAAACACCAAGGTACCGTGCGGATACAATCGGTCGATGGCAAGGATGACTTTGTGGCGGGAGTCTGTCACGACGAATATCGTCACGATCCCGGGCACATTTATATTGTTGGTTCCACTTCGGGTGATTTGGACCGCTCTGGATCCGCAGCGGCACCGCGCGGTTATCTAATGAAACTGGACTTCGAGTCCTTGCAGCCTGTATGGACCAAAGTGCTGGCAGCAAATGCGGCCACGACAACCATTGCAAACGCCACTAGCGGTGGACGGCCCTCCGTTCGGGGTGTCTCGTGCGTCGTGACTCCGGACGGTGAAGCCGTCTACGCCGCTGGCGTTGTCGAAAACAGTGGCGTCCTACCCCTTTCCGGTACCATGACCTCGTTTGGGGGGAAAGACATCTATGTGGTCAAATACGATACTGTGGACGGGAAAGAGGGATTTGTCCGCCAAATCGGATCGTCCGAAGACGATGAAATGGCCATGCGCGGGGGTTTACTGACGGATTCTCAAGGAAACGCCGTTTTGGTTGGTCATACGGCTGGTTCCTTGTACCGGACGCGTGAGGAAAGCGAAAAGGCAGGCGTATCGGATATTTTCTTGCTTACTATTTCTCGTTATGATGGAAAATACCAATTTCCGATCGAACATCCGGAATATGGACAGCAGGTTGAGGAGGACGTTGTGTCGGGCCCGGGGTCTGCGCCACAGACACCGGAAATGTCTGGTACCACGATGAACGCCAAAGCACCCTCAACGACAGGAAGCGACAGCAGCGGCGTATTGGGCTTGGAGAAATGGACTGGTTTGACTATCTTGTTGGTCGGGATTATTACCTCGCTACTGTTGGTTGGCTTATTATTGGCGCGTCGCTCGAATCGCGAAGTCTATACGAGCCGCAATCAAGTGCTGGACTACCTCCACCAGTTCGATGTCGAAGACGTTGATCTCAAGCATTCCGCCACGGGTGGATGGCATTGTTCGTACACCAACGGGTTGGCACACGGAATCAATATTCGGGATGGATCCTCCTCCAGCAACGACGATATTGCGGCTGGTCCTTCTCAGGGTGTTGGACTGCTGCCAGTACGAACAGGCGGATTCGATCCGTTGACTACTCCTTTGAATTCGTCGACACTGCGCGACTCTCTCTTTGTGAACGACGATAGTGATGGTAGATTAGGTCGGCCAGACGGCCACCACTCGTTTGGAGATGACAGTTCAGCGGATAGACGCCACACCGCAATCCATGAATCCCGTCGTTCCAGCACGAGAAAAACACGTCGAAAGAAGTTGGATGCGTGGGGACGTGAAATCGTTTGA